The Dyadobacter sandarakinus DNA window TCCAGAAAGCTATGCCGGTTGCTGCTGAAAAAGCTTAATTAGTTTTTAAAATAATGTTTGCAGCTTCCCGGAGACTTCCGGCTGCAAAATCTCCCGTTGATTCTTCCGTGCCGGCTATAATGTGAATGGTTTTTACACCTGCATTCCGGCCCGCTTCCATATCCCTGTCCCGGTCGCCGATCATCCACGACTGAGCGGGATCAATGTTATACCTGGCTATTGCTTTTTCCAGCATCAGACTGCCGGGCTTACGCGAAAGCGACCGGCCCGAGTAAGCAGGATGGCAGGGCGAAAAATAAAGATCGTCCAGCACATGGCCCGAAGCCTGCTGTAAAGCTTCGTGGATTGCATATACATTATCAGCCGTGTATAATCCTTTGGCAATACCGGCCTGGTTGGTAATAACAATCAAAAGATACCCTGCATCTTTCAGCGCACGAAGTGCATCAGGCACACCTTCGGGAATGACAAGACGATCCAGCGTGTAGAGGTAATCGGGACAGTCTTCATTGAGTACCCCATCACGGTCGAGGAACACGCACCTGGTTTTCAGACTTTCCATCACACTAGCTGGAAAATTCTTTTACAGCATCGATAAAGCAGCGGACCTTATTGGGATCGGTATCCGGATAAACCCCGTGGCCGAGGTTGGCAATATACCTTTGGGTACCAAACTGTTCCAGCATTTTCTTTACTTCCAGCCTGATCTGATCGTAGGATGCGTACAGTACACAGGGATCCAGGTTGCCCTGCAGCGTTTTACCGGGAATAAGCTCGCGCGACTCCCTCACATCCATGTTCCAGTCGAGCCCTACCACCGAGCAGCTGAGCTCGCCAATTTCCTTTCGTGCGAAAAATGCACCTTTGGCAAACACCGTGACCGGTACTTCCGTGATGGCGTCGCAAATCTGTTTAATGTAGGGAAGGGAAAAAACCTGGTATTGTTCCGGCGACAGGATACCGGCCCACGAATCGAAAACCTGTACCAGGTCGGCCCCGGCAGCGATCTGCGCTTTCAGGTATGCAATGGTACTGTCGGTAATCTGCTGCAGCAGGGAATGTGAGAATTCCGGATCAGCATACAAATGCTTCTTGGCAACTGAGAAGGTCTTGGAACCCTTTCCTTCCGTCATGTAGCAGAAGATGGTGAAAGGAGCACCCGCAAAACCAATCAGAGGCACACGGCCGGCAAGTGCCTGCTTGGTGATTTTAATGGCATCAAG harbors:
- the hemE gene encoding uroporphyrinogen decarboxylase, encoding MDLKNDLLLRAARGENTERTPVWMMRQAGRILAEYRAVREKAGSFIALATTPELAAEVTIQPVDLLGVDAAIIFSDILVVPEAMGLPYEMVEQRGPVFPATVHTSADLQKLHVAEPETDLKYVLDAIKITKQALAGRVPLIGFAGAPFTIFCYMTEGKGSKTFSVAKKHLYADPEFSHSLLQQITDSTIAYLKAQIAAGADLVQVFDSWAGILSPEQYQVFSLPYIKQICDAITEVPVTVFAKGAFFARKEIGELSCSVVGLDWNMDVRESRELIPGKTLQGNLDPCVLYASYDQIRLEVKKMLEQFGTQRYIANLGHGVYPDTDPNKVRCFIDAVKEFSS
- a CDS encoding D-glycero-alpha-D-manno-heptose-1,7-bisphosphate 7-phosphatase; this translates as MESLKTRCVFLDRDGVLNEDCPDYLYTLDRLVIPEGVPDALRALKDAGYLLIVITNQAGIAKGLYTADNVYAIHEALQQASGHVLDDLYFSPCHPAYSGRSLSRKPGSLMLEKAIARYNIDPAQSWMIGDRDRDMEAGRNAGVKTIHIIAGTEESTGDFAAGSLREAANIILKTN